A portion of the Blastopirellula sediminis genome contains these proteins:
- a CDS encoding 3'(2'),5'-bisphosphate nucleotidase produces MSAYQQEVEIALQAVTSAAVLCQNVRHGDDFAALAKSDKSPVTVADFGSQAIVCRAIREAFPDDLIIAEENADALRAADQAPLLGRVVAEVQKVLPGADEAQTLAWIDAGVSRDAAPRVWTLDPIDGTKGFLRGGQYAVALALLIDGQVEVAALACPALDDDGAIFWAVRGQGAFHRTADGDKAIAVTPTVNSAEAALCESVESGHSDHDQSAQIAKTLEIARPSVRMDSQAKYAAVARGDADIYLRLPTIAGYEEKIWDHAAGFLVINEAGGKVTDIDGKPLDFSLGSTLKNNRGVVATNGRLHDVVIAAIASAS; encoded by the coding sequence ATGTCTGCTTACCAGCAAGAAGTCGAGATCGCCCTGCAGGCCGTGACGTCGGCTGCCGTTTTGTGTCAAAACGTTCGCCATGGCGACGATTTCGCCGCGCTGGCCAAATCGGATAAAAGTCCGGTCACGGTCGCCGATTTTGGGAGTCAGGCGATCGTTTGTCGCGCAATCCGCGAGGCCTTCCCCGACGATTTGATTATCGCCGAAGAGAACGCCGATGCGCTGCGTGCCGCGGATCAAGCTCCGCTGCTGGGTCGCGTCGTTGCCGAAGTGCAAAAGGTCTTGCCGGGCGCCGACGAGGCGCAGACCTTGGCCTGGATCGACGCCGGCGTCTCGCGCGACGCCGCGCCGCGGGTTTGGACGCTCGATCCGATCGACGGGACGAAAGGCTTTTTGCGCGGCGGACAGTACGCCGTGGCGCTGGCTCTGCTGATTGACGGTCAGGTCGAAGTTGCGGCGCTCGCTTGCCCGGCTCTCGATGATGATGGAGCGATCTTCTGGGCGGTTCGCGGGCAGGGAGCTTTTCATCGAACCGCCGATGGCGACAAAGCGATCGCCGTTACGCCGACCGTCAATTCGGCCGAAGCGGCTCTCTGCGAGTCGGTCGAATCAGGCCATAGCGACCACGACCAGTCGGCGCAAATCGCCAAGACGCTGGAGATCGCGCGTCCTAGCGTGCGGATGGATAGCCAGGCCAAATACGCGGCGGTCGCACGCGGCGACGCCGACATCTATCTGCGGCTGCCGACCATCGCCGGCTACGAAGAAAAGATCTGGGACCACGCCGCTGGTTTCCTGGTGATCAACGAAGCGGGCGGGAAGGTGACCGACATCGACGGCAAGCCGCTCGACTTCTCACTTGGTTCGACGCTGAAGAACAACCGCGGCGTGGTAGCGACGAATGGACGCTTGCACGACGTGGTGATCGCGGCGATTGCTTCGGCTTCGTAG